From one Orcinus orca chromosome 10, mOrcOrc1.1, whole genome shotgun sequence genomic stretch:
- the MRS2 gene encoding magnesium transporter MRS2 homolog, mitochondrial isoform X1, producing the protein MECLRSLAQLQPRAVRLPRRTLCSLALGLTPGIRSVAACGRAAQLLGRRWAAPLYGPRRLPTAGEIHRFRTSDVSQATLASVAPMFTVTKFDKGGKVTSFEKKKTDLYQELGLQARDLRFQHLMSITTRNNRIIMRMEYLKAVITPECLLILDYRNLNLEQWLFRELPSQLAGEGQLVTYPLPFEFRAIEALLQYRINTLQGKLSILQPLILETLEALVDPKHSSIDRSKLHILLQNGKSLSELETDIKIFKESILEILDEEELLEELCLTKWSDPQVFEKSSAGIDHAEEMELLLENYYRLAEDLSNAARELRALIDDSQSIIFINLDSHRNVMMRLNLQLTMGTFSLSLFGLMGVAFGMNLESSLEEDHRVFWLITGIMFMGSGLIWRRLLSFLGRQLEAPLPPLMASLPKKTLQADRRTEMKHSFRPDGLESSRSVLTNR; encoded by the exons GGCCCAGCTCCAGCCCCGCGCGGTGAGGTTGCCCCGGCGCACCCTGTGCTCTTTGGCCTTGGGCTTGACCCCCGGGATTCGCTCCGTTGCCGCCTGCGGCCGCGCTGCCCAACTGCTCGGAAGGAGGTGGGCCGCGCCGCTGTACGGGCCCCGCCGGCTCCCCACGGCAG GTGAAATTCACCGGTTTAGAACTTCTGATGTCTCTCAAGCCACTTTAGCCAGTGTAGCCCCGATGTTTACTGTG ACAAAATTTGACAAAGGGGGAAAGGTTACTTCTTTTG aaaagaagaaaactgacttATATCAAGAATTAGGTCTTCAAGCCAGAGATTTGAGGTTTCAGCATTTAATGAGCATCACAACCAGAAACAATAGGATTATCATGAGAATGGAG tATTTGAAAGCTGTGATAACTCCAGAGTGTCTTCTGATACTAGATTATCGTAATTTAAATTTAGAGCAGTGGCTGTTCCGGGAGCTCCCTTCACAGTTGGCTGGAGAGGGTCAACTTGTCACATACCCTTTACCTTTTGAATTTAGAGCTATAGAAGCACTCCTGCAGTATCGG ATCAACACTCTTCAGGGGAAACTTAGCATTTTGCAACCACTGATCCTTGAGACATTGGAAGCTTTAGTGGATCCCAAACATTCTTCCATAGACAGAAGCAAACTGCACATCTTACTACAAAATGGCAAAAG CCTGTCAGAGTTAGAAACAGATATTAAAATCTTCAAAGAGTCCATTTTGGAGATCTTGGATGAAGAAGAGTTGCTGGAGGAGCTCTGTCTGACAAAGTGGAGCGACCCACAGGTCTT TGAAAAGAGCAGTGCTGGGATTGACCATGCAGAAGAGATGGAGTTGCTGTTGGAAAACTACTACCGATTAGCTGAGGATCTTTCCAATGCAGCTCGGGAACTTAGGGCACTGATTGATGATTCACAGAGTATCATATTCATCAACTTGGACAG CCACCGTAATGTGATGATGAGGTTGAACCTACAGTTGACCATGGGAACCTTCTCTCTTTCGCTCTTTGGACTAATGGGAGTTGCTTTTGGAATGAATTTGGAATCTTCCCTTGAAGAG GACCATAGAGTGTTTTGGCTGATCACAGGAATTATGTTCATGGGAAGTGGCCTCATCTGGAGGCGTTTGCTGTCATTCCTTGGACGACAGCTGGAAGCTCCTTTGCCTCCTCTG ATGGCCTCTTTACCTAAAAAGACACTGCAGGCAGATAGAAGGACGGAAATGAAACACAGCTTCAGGCCGGATGGACTTGAATCAAGCAGGAGTGTCTTAACAAACCGTTAG
- the MRS2 gene encoding magnesium transporter MRS2 homolog, mitochondrial isoform X2: MECLRSLAQLQPRAVRLPRRTLCSLALGLTPGIRSVAACGRAAQLLGRRWAAPLYGPRRLPTAGEIHRFRTSDVSQATLASVAPMFTVTKFDKGGKVTSFEKKKTDLYQELGLQARDLRFQHLMSITTRNNRIIMRMEYLKAVITPECLLILDYRNLNLEQWLFRELPSQLAGEGQLVTYPLPFEFRAIEALLQYRINTLQGKLSILQPLILETLEALVDPKHSSIDRSKLHILLQNGKSEKSSAGIDHAEEMELLLENYYRLAEDLSNAARELRALIDDSQSIIFINLDSHRNVMMRLNLQLTMGTFSLSLFGLMGVAFGMNLESSLEEDHRVFWLITGIMFMGSGLIWRRLLSFLGRQLEAPLPPLMASLPKKTLQADRRTEMKHSFRPDGLESSRSVLTNR, from the exons GGCCCAGCTCCAGCCCCGCGCGGTGAGGTTGCCCCGGCGCACCCTGTGCTCTTTGGCCTTGGGCTTGACCCCCGGGATTCGCTCCGTTGCCGCCTGCGGCCGCGCTGCCCAACTGCTCGGAAGGAGGTGGGCCGCGCCGCTGTACGGGCCCCGCCGGCTCCCCACGGCAG GTGAAATTCACCGGTTTAGAACTTCTGATGTCTCTCAAGCCACTTTAGCCAGTGTAGCCCCGATGTTTACTGTG ACAAAATTTGACAAAGGGGGAAAGGTTACTTCTTTTG aaaagaagaaaactgacttATATCAAGAATTAGGTCTTCAAGCCAGAGATTTGAGGTTTCAGCATTTAATGAGCATCACAACCAGAAACAATAGGATTATCATGAGAATGGAG tATTTGAAAGCTGTGATAACTCCAGAGTGTCTTCTGATACTAGATTATCGTAATTTAAATTTAGAGCAGTGGCTGTTCCGGGAGCTCCCTTCACAGTTGGCTGGAGAGGGTCAACTTGTCACATACCCTTTACCTTTTGAATTTAGAGCTATAGAAGCACTCCTGCAGTATCGG ATCAACACTCTTCAGGGGAAACTTAGCATTTTGCAACCACTGATCCTTGAGACATTGGAAGCTTTAGTGGATCCCAAACATTCTTCCATAGACAGAAGCAAACTGCACATCTTACTACAAAATGGCAAAAG TGAAAAGAGCAGTGCTGGGATTGACCATGCAGAAGAGATGGAGTTGCTGTTGGAAAACTACTACCGATTAGCTGAGGATCTTTCCAATGCAGCTCGGGAACTTAGGGCACTGATTGATGATTCACAGAGTATCATATTCATCAACTTGGACAG CCACCGTAATGTGATGATGAGGTTGAACCTACAGTTGACCATGGGAACCTTCTCTCTTTCGCTCTTTGGACTAATGGGAGTTGCTTTTGGAATGAATTTGGAATCTTCCCTTGAAGAG GACCATAGAGTGTTTTGGCTGATCACAGGAATTATGTTCATGGGAAGTGGCCTCATCTGGAGGCGTTTGCTGTCATTCCTTGGACGACAGCTGGAAGCTCCTTTGCCTCCTCTG ATGGCCTCTTTACCTAAAAAGACACTGCAGGCAGATAGAAGGACGGAAATGAAACACAGCTTCAGGCCGGATGGACTTGAATCAAGCAGGAGTGTCTTAACAAACCGTTAG